The following proteins come from a genomic window of Candidatus Lokiarchaeota archaeon:
- the gatD gene encoding Glu-tRNA(Gln) amidotransferase subunit GatD, whose protein sequence is MRKLKDAEVQVGDEVEVSTDNQQHVGILMPRAQIGSDEEHIVIKLDSGYNIGIRLNEDSKLDKLREVSRTKSSRKKIDREIDESLPTVSILSTGGTIASRVDYKTGAVNPALNAKDLYDTVPELTDYANIRAKVVMSVLSENIEPNDWSLIAESVAEEIRKDTDGVVIAHGTDTLGFTAAALAFALQNIPIPIVLVGSQRSSDRPSSDASMNLLQAVQFVGQSDAAEVMVVMHGESDDTFTYAHRGVRSRKCHTSRRDAFQSINIEPLYKIENDKISEIQSPIFRRDRDRKFELKSNFEERVALIKTYPGINSTIIDNLINEGYKGLVIEGTGLGHAPEHLHESLKEAIDSDIIVTMTSQCIWGRTNLNVYRPGVEMLQMGVVPCKDMLPETALVKLMWLLGNYDDLDEIRDLMTRNLVGEIRPRTEIDQHCSTKEA, encoded by the coding sequence CTGAGAAAACTCAAGGATGCTGAAGTTCAAGTTGGAGACGAAGTAGAAGTCTCCACAGACAATCAACAGCATGTAGGCATTCTTATGCCCCGTGCGCAGATCGGGAGCGATGAAGAGCATATCGTCATCAAGCTGGATAGCGGATATAATATCGGTATTCGCCTGAATGAAGATTCCAAACTGGATAAACTTCGTGAAGTTTCCAGAACCAAATCTTCTAGAAAGAAAATTGACCGAGAAATTGATGAATCTCTTCCAACTGTTTCTATCCTAAGTACTGGTGGAACAATTGCTAGCCGCGTCGACTACAAAACTGGAGCCGTTAACCCCGCTCTTAATGCAAAGGATCTCTACGATACTGTTCCAGAGCTGACCGACTATGCGAATATTCGAGCCAAAGTCGTAATGAGTGTGCTTTCTGAAAATATTGAACCAAATGATTGGAGCTTGATAGCAGAGAGTGTAGCAGAAGAAATCAGAAAGGATACCGACGGAGTAGTAATAGCCCATGGGACCGATACGTTGGGATTTACTGCAGCAGCACTTGCCTTTGCTCTTCAAAACATACCTATTCCAATTGTATTGGTTGGATCCCAACGCTCTTCCGATCGTCCTTCATCTGATGCTTCAATGAATTTGCTACAGGCAGTGCAATTCGTTGGACAATCTGATGCTGCAGAAGTCATGGTTGTAATGCATGGGGAAAGTGATGATACATTCACATATGCTCATCGTGGTGTAAGATCTCGGAAATGTCACACTAGCAGACGCGACGCATTCCAATCCATTAACATCGAACCGCTCTACAAAATTGAGAATGACAAAATATCAGAGATTCAATCTCCAATATTCCGAAGAGATCGAGATAGAAAATTCGAATTAAAATCCAATTTTGAGGAACGTGTAGCACTAATCAAAACATATCCCGGTATAAATTCTACGATTATTGATAATCTGATTAATGAAGGGTACAAGGGATTAGTAATAGAGGGAACTGGTCTAGGCCATGCTCCAGAACATCTACATGAATCTCTGAAAGAAGCAATTGATTCAGATATCATTGTTACAATGACTAGTCAATGCATCTGGGGGCGAACAAACCTAAATGTATATCGGCCCGGTGTCGAAATGCTACAGATGGGAGTCGTTCCTTGTAAGGACATGCTTCCTGAAACGGCTCTTGTGAAACTTATGTGGCTGTTAGGTAATTATGATGATTTGGATGAAATACGGGACCTGATGACACGGAATCTGGTTGGTGAGATACGACCACGTACAGAGATTGACCAACATTGCTCAACAAAGGAGGCATGA
- a CDS encoding nascent polypeptide-associated complex protein yields MGFRGLSPKQLARMMKKMGIEQEEIKGVEEVIIRFDDKEWYFPKPEVTMIKQSGSETFQIGGDRQERPRGEESSKTESKKKKKKVEIPMEDAALVSNQTGVSIEAAKKALEETEGDLAAAILKLKSG; encoded by the coding sequence ATGGGATTCAGAGGTTTATCTCCTAAACAGCTAGCCAGAATGATGAAGAAGATGGGCATAGAACAAGAAGAAATCAAAGGAGTAGAGGAAGTCATCATTAGATTTGACGACAAGGAGTGGTATTTTCCAAAACCGGAAGTGACCATGATAAAGCAATCTGGAAGTGAAACTTTTCAGATTGGTGGAGATAGGCAAGAGCGTCCAAGAGGAGAAGAAAGCTCTAAGACGGAAAGCAAGAAAAAGAAAAAGAAGGTCGAGATTCCTATGGAAGATGCCGCTCTAGTTTCAAATCAAACTGGTGTGAGCATCGAGGCAGCCAAGAAGGCACTCGAAGAAACTGAGGGAGATTTGGCAGCAGCCATACTGAAATTGAAGAGCGGTTAA
- a CDS encoding family 1 glycosylhydrolase, which yields MISRLSLVGEKNMEYERLKFPENFLWGSAAAAHQTEGGNRNSWTEWESKPGTIKDGSTSEVACDHYNRYKEDFDLAKELGHEVHRFSIEWSRIEPKEGKWDDSEIEHYRNVIQALLDREIQPMVTLHHFTNPIWFSEDDGWLNPSSPDRFGRFVRKVVEPFTDYGIIWNTINEPMVVVTMGYLFGDFPPGLQDYGKALTAAKNLLKAHGQAATAIREVYDEKGMEQPDIAPVLSTSYFEPYDPNNEEDVELAEYLDYLYNHAWLEGVMTSTIPEIMGEEKTYKPLEDSADFIGVNYYSRMRVSSSLDFMAGEMPPKDPDLPRCEGLEWEFYPEGYYPILKAIWDNWKTPIFLTENGIGTQDDSLRRRYIVAHLRQVHKAIRDGVEILGYLVWSLTDNFEWAEGYESHFGLVEVDYETQERIPRESAYMFREIIQENALTSEIQAKHLDSGINSS from the coding sequence ATGATATCCCGATTGAGTCTAGTTGGTGAGAAAAACATGGAATATGAACGACTAAAATTTCCCGAAAATTTCCTATGGGGTAGCGCGGCCGCCGCTCATCAAACTGAAGGCGGGAATCGCAATAGCTGGACGGAATGGGAATCGAAACCAGGAACTATCAAAGATGGATCAACTTCTGAAGTTGCCTGTGATCACTATAATCGATACAAAGAAGATTTCGACTTAGCAAAAGAACTAGGTCACGAGGTTCACAGATTCTCTATTGAGTGGAGCAGAATTGAACCCAAAGAGGGCAAGTGGGACGATAGCGAAATTGAACATTACAGGAATGTCATCCAGGCCCTGTTGGATAGAGAAATTCAACCGATGGTCACACTTCATCATTTCACCAATCCAATCTGGTTTTCTGAAGATGATGGATGGTTGAATCCTTCTAGCCCTGATAGATTTGGTAGATTTGTACGAAAAGTGGTGGAGCCATTCACCGACTACGGTATAATCTGGAATACCATCAATGAACCGATGGTAGTTGTTACGATGGGATATCTCTTTGGTGATTTTCCTCCTGGTCTGCAAGATTATGGCAAGGCCTTGACGGCTGCCAAGAATCTATTAAAAGCACATGGGCAGGCAGCTACTGCTATCCGTGAAGTATATGATGAAAAAGGAATGGAACAACCCGACATCGCTCCAGTTCTTAGTACTTCATATTTCGAGCCTTATGACCCAAATAATGAGGAAGATGTGGAGTTAGCGGAGTATCTCGATTATCTGTACAATCATGCTTGGCTGGAAGGTGTGATGACATCAACTATACCTGAGATTATGGGTGAAGAGAAAACCTACAAACCATTGGAAGATAGTGCTGATTTCATTGGTGTGAATTACTATAGCAGAATGCGGGTTTCCTCCTCTCTTGATTTTATGGCAGGAGAAATGCCCCCAAAGGATCCAGATTTGCCACGTTGCGAAGGTTTGGAGTGGGAATTCTATCCTGAAGGTTACTACCCCATTCTCAAAGCCATTTGGGACAACTGGAAAACTCCGATTTTCTTGACAGAAAATGGCATAGGGACCCAAGACGATTCCCTTCGTAGGAGATACATCGTCGCACATCTTCGACAGGTTCACAAAGCTATACGCGATGGCGTGGAAATTCTTGGCTATCTTGTATGGAGTCTGACAGATAATTTCGAATGGGCGGAAGGCTATGAAAGCCATTTTGGCTTGGTTGAGGTGGATTACGAAACTCAAGAGCGAATACCCCGTGAAAGTGCCTATATGTTTAGAGAAATCATTCAAGAGAATGCTCTTACCTCTGAAATCCAAGCCAAACATCTCGATAGTGGGATAAATTCCTCCTAA
- a CDS encoding V-type ATP synthase subunit D yields the protein MTDILPGTKTTRMELLNLRKRKQLAERGHDLLKEKRDSLIMEFFNAIAEIREARADVEDTLSEAFSALTQAKMLMGPERLVEFAHTSRAETELNTTTRSMMGVTVPILSLRQSAPDMPYSLPDSSAKLDTMTEKFTEALRAIVRLAEIESTVKRLAHEIESTKRRVSALETVVIPRLEATARYVKLALEERERSDFYRTKLVRDQISDS from the coding sequence TTGACGGATATACTGCCAGGAACAAAAACCACGCGCATGGAACTACTGAATCTCCGAAAGCGAAAGCAGCTAGCTGAGCGTGGCCACGATCTTCTGAAAGAGAAAAGAGATTCTTTGATAATGGAATTTTTCAATGCGATTGCTGAAATAAGGGAAGCTCGGGCTGATGTAGAAGATACTCTTTCCGAGGCGTTCTCAGCATTGACACAAGCAAAGATGTTGATGGGTCCTGAACGCTTGGTTGAATTTGCTCATACCAGTAGGGCGGAAACTGAGCTTAACACAACTACGCGTTCAATGATGGGTGTAACTGTCCCCATTCTTTCTCTTCGTCAATCTGCTCCTGATATGCCATATTCCCTTCCTGATTCAAGTGCAAAGCTGGATACAATGACAGAGAAATTCACAGAAGCATTGAGGGCCATCGTTCGCCTTGCAGAAATAGAATCTACTGTAAAGCGTTTGGCTCATGAAATAGAAAGCACAAAAAGGCGCGTATCAGCTCTTGAGACGGTTGTCATTCCGAGATTGGAGGCAACTGCAAGATATGTCAAATTAGCACTTGAAGAACGTGAACGCTCCGATTTCTATCGAACCAAACTCGTACGGGATCAGATTTCCGATTCTTAA
- a CDS encoding DUF2110 family protein has product MTKVTLIPRAYGPESTHLLDIFSRRIRSLSEDLHISQLRISTNSRGHIEITMGGDDEEFLRNVLDQRYGIVPSFEKVSIDIEYSGYLVDVGQVGYGLYIDIGLSPNPPTDLLIPLHRLREQFDMPGKSLNEICRKQVLVENLPVNTRITNIDSRKAELEGEFAESYIDRINAWANETHQRLLIFGSTYRMIDNALSNTNHKQDVIEIERIGTFEFSVTCKLGTRATGILAAIGPRLRGIPVYPFIPKKVRG; this is encoded by the coding sequence TTGACCAAAGTGACTTTAATTCCGCGAGCATATGGACCGGAATCGACCCATCTCTTGGATATTTTTAGCAGGCGGATTAGAAGTCTATCTGAGGATTTACACATCTCCCAGCTTCGCATTAGTACAAATTCCCGGGGTCACATAGAAATCACAATGGGTGGAGATGATGAGGAATTTCTGCGAAATGTGCTCGATCAACGCTACGGAATCGTACCAAGTTTTGAAAAGGTAAGCATAGATATAGAATACTCTGGATATTTAGTTGATGTTGGGCAAGTTGGATATGGGCTATACATCGATATTGGACTGTCACCGAATCCACCTACAGATTTGTTAATTCCACTTCACAGATTGCGTGAGCAATTCGATATGCCGGGAAAATCACTTAATGAGATTTGCCGAAAACAAGTTCTTGTTGAGAACCTTCCGGTTAATACTCGTATTACAAACATAGATTCACGAAAGGCTGAACTGGAAGGAGAATTCGCAGAATCTTATATTGATCGAATTAATGCTTGGGCAAATGAAACTCATCAGCGACTACTTATTTTTGGGTCAACATATAGGATGATTGACAATGCCCTATCCAATACCAATCACAAACAGGATGTGATTGAAATTGAGCGAATAGGAACCTTCGAGTTTTCAGTTACTTGTAAATTGGGAACTAGAGCTACAGGTATTCTAGCCGCTATTGGCCCCCGCCTTCGTGGAATACCCGTTTATCCATTCATACCTAAGAAAGTGCGAGGATAA
- the tfe gene encoding transcription factor E, producing MAETDFNTDLFRLVVEEIAGKEGVEVASVLVNSDETTDEEIATKTDLKLNTVRKTLYKLHDNQLASYRRIRDSDTGWFLYYWRIHPQKAQALINRKKRMVLNLLEQRLQHESSNDLYVCVNRDSSPVPFEEAMNLSFRCPVCGDRLEYVDNKKTIDFLKKRVEELRADLKATSAS from the coding sequence ATGGCTGAAACTGATTTCAATACCGACTTATTTAGGCTTGTAGTTGAAGAGATTGCCGGCAAAGAGGGGGTAGAGGTAGCTTCAGTACTTGTTAATAGTGACGAGACCACGGACGAGGAAATAGCGACAAAGACCGACCTCAAGCTGAATACTGTCCGGAAAACATTATACAAGCTACACGATAATCAACTAGCCTCATATCGCAGAATCCGAGATAGTGATACTGGTTGGTTCCTATACTACTGGCGAATTCATCCGCAGAAAGCGCAGGCCTTGATAAACAGAAAGAAACGTATGGTTCTAAACTTGCTAGAACAGCGGCTTCAACATGAAAGCAGCAATGATTTGTATGTATGTGTAAATAGAGATTCTTCACCCGTGCCTTTTGAAGAGGCTATGAATCTAAGCTTCAGATGTCCGGTATGCGGTGATCGCCTTGAGTATGTTGATAATAAGAAAACAATTGATTTCTTGAAGAAACGAGTTGAAGAACTCAGAGCAGATTTGAAGGCCACATCTGCATCATAA
- a CDS encoding acetyl-CoA synthetase, which produces MQPNLTYDEIDDFFNPRSVALVGASADYRKLGNSILSNLLASEVEVYPVTRSREKVLGSTAYSNLEEIPEDVDLVIIAVAAKYCPQLMHEVRAAGARNAVIISGGFSESGERGTQLEQELHQAARESGVHFIGPNCVGVSNSRLFNGTFTMMPERGNIALISQSGALGGMLIYTTKAKRIGMSKFVSIGNATDIGFTDLLGYLAEDSQTKVITVYVEGVEEGRSFYEALSSASRKKPVVVLKGGTSDAGSRATLSHTGSLAGSPQVFEGMIRQSGCVTAPTFDSLFEIAKLFDYQPLPKGCNIGIISNTGGAAVLATDSASQLGLNIPPLSPSTRNELSKLLPPMASVENPVDVVASGGRREYKLATRLLLEDSAIDILLAICGVPTFAGMTQTEHAAGALEGIRIANTGKPVVGVWLAGEIGKPGKDLLEMNRIPCYDDPNMAALCCAKMSEYARMLNRNDL; this is translated from the coding sequence ATGCAGCCCAATTTGACGTACGATGAGATTGATGATTTCTTCAATCCCCGAAGTGTCGCTCTTGTTGGAGCTTCGGCTGATTACAGAAAGCTGGGGAACTCAATTCTTTCGAATCTTCTGGCCTCAGAGGTAGAGGTGTATCCAGTTACAAGGAGTAGAGAGAAGGTCTTGGGTAGTACTGCTTATTCGAATCTAGAAGAGATTCCTGAAGATGTTGATTTAGTTATTATTGCTGTAGCAGCAAAGTACTGCCCCCAATTAATGCATGAAGTAAGAGCTGCTGGTGCTAGGAATGCTGTTATCATATCCGGTGGATTTAGTGAAAGCGGAGAAAGAGGAACTCAACTAGAACAGGAATTACACCAAGCTGCTAGAGAATCAGGCGTGCATTTCATTGGTCCTAACTGTGTAGGTGTGTCCAATTCGCGTCTATTCAATGGCACTTTTACTATGATGCCTGAACGAGGGAATATTGCTCTAATTTCCCAGAGTGGTGCCTTAGGTGGTATGCTAATTTACACGACAAAAGCTAAACGGATTGGAATGAGCAAATTCGTGAGTATTGGAAATGCAACTGATATTGGATTCACTGATCTTCTCGGTTATCTGGCTGAAGATTCCCAAACAAAGGTCATAACGGTATACGTTGAGGGAGTAGAGGAAGGACGCTCATTCTATGAAGCCCTTAGTTCAGCATCCAGAAAAAAACCAGTAGTTGTATTGAAAGGTGGCACAAGTGATGCCGGCAGTCGTGCTACTCTTTCACATACTGGATCTCTGGCTGGTTCCCCTCAGGTCTTTGAAGGTATGATTCGTCAGTCGGGTTGTGTTACTGCTCCAACTTTCGACAGCTTGTTTGAAATCGCAAAGCTCTTTGACTATCAGCCCCTCCCAAAAGGTTGTAATATTGGTATTATTAGTAATACAGGCGGTGCTGCAGTACTTGCAACTGATTCTGCCTCACAACTTGGACTTAACATTCCCCCTCTGAGTCCTTCAACACGGAATGAGTTATCTAAACTGTTGCCTCCGATGGCCAGTGTGGAGAATCCTGTGGATGTTGTCGCCAGTGGGGGTCGTAGAGAATACAAACTAGCGACTCGGCTGTTACTGGAAGATTCTGCCATTGATATACTTCTGGCTATTTGTGGTGTTCCGACCTTCGCTGGTATGACACAGACTGAGCATGCGGCGGGCGCCCTTGAAGGGATAAGAATAGCCAATACTGGCAAACCTGTTGTTGGGGTCTGGCTTGCTGGAGAAATCGGAAAGCCCGGGAAGGATCTCTTAGAGATGAATCGAATCCCTTGCTACGACGATCCAAATATGGCGGCACTTTGTTGTGCAAAGATGAGTGAATATGCCCGGATGCTTAATCGCAATGATTTGTAG
- the pan gene encoding proteasome-activating nucleotidase, which yields MPGTTDAKDDKSVEESGYADNYTRHLERRLRALETEKQILHAERSRLEKETQTLRTELEKLRQSPLIAATLVDILEDGRAIVKSSTGPSFVVHVASSIPDEKLQSGMRVALNQRSFAVTQELPPSRDPMIRAMEIEEAPDVSYEDIGGLDEQLREIKETVELPLLKPELFEEVGIEPPKGVLLTGKPGTGKTLSARAVAHETNATFIRVIGSELVQKFIGEGARLVREIFMMGKEKAPAVVFIDELDAVGSHRLDIATSGDREVQRTLMQLLSELDGFEARGEVAVIGATNRPDILDPALLRPGRFDRIIDFPLPDSISREEIFKIHTRGMNLHSELSLHQLVSATKGQTGADIKAICTEAGMFAIREGRTCVKQSDFRNAISKVGNRGNEREQPSNMYC from the coding sequence TTGCCGGGGACGACTGACGCAAAAGACGACAAGAGCGTCGAAGAATCAGGGTATGCAGACAACTACACTCGGCACTTGGAAAGACGTCTACGTGCACTAGAAACCGAGAAGCAAATACTCCATGCAGAACGTAGTCGTCTAGAGAAGGAAACACAGACACTTAGAACAGAATTAGAAAAGCTCAGACAGTCACCATTGATAGCGGCGACTCTTGTGGATATATTGGAAGACGGCAGGGCAATTGTGAAGAGCTCAACGGGGCCAAGCTTTGTTGTGCATGTGGCTTCATCCATTCCAGATGAGAAGCTGCAATCAGGAATGCGTGTGGCACTCAATCAAAGATCATTTGCTGTGACTCAGGAGCTTCCTCCATCTCGAGATCCGATGATAAGAGCTATGGAAATTGAAGAAGCGCCAGACGTTTCCTACGAAGATATCGGTGGACTTGATGAACAGCTGAGGGAAATCAAGGAAACTGTTGAACTTCCACTCTTGAAGCCAGAGTTGTTCGAAGAAGTTGGAATTGAACCTCCGAAGGGTGTGCTCCTGACTGGAAAGCCAGGAACAGGAAAGACGCTGTCTGCGAGGGCTGTTGCTCACGAAACAAATGCTACCTTCATCAGAGTAATAGGTTCGGAGCTTGTACAGAAGTTTATTGGAGAAGGTGCAAGGCTCGTAAGAGAGATATTCATGATGGGGAAAGAAAAAGCTCCAGCGGTTGTCTTTATTGACGAGCTTGATGCAGTCGGTTCCCATAGGCTAGATATTGCAACTTCAGGAGATAGAGAAGTCCAGCGAACATTGATGCAGCTTCTGAGTGAACTGGATGGGTTTGAAGCAAGAGGGGAGGTAGCAGTAATCGGTGCCACAAATCGGCCCGATATATTAGATCCAGCACTGCTAAGACCAGGACGGTTTGATAGAATAATTGACTTCCCACTGCCAGATAGTATCAGTAGAGAAGAAATCTTCAAGATTCATACCCGCGGTATGAATCTCCATTCTGAGTTGAGTCTTCACCAACTAGTCAGCGCAACAAAGGGACAAACCGGTGCAGACATCAAGGCGATTTGTACTGAAGCAGGAATGTTTGCAATTCGAGAAGGCAGGACATGTGTAAAACAATCTGATTTCCGTAATGCTATCTCCAAGGTAGGCAATAGAGGAAATGAGAGGGAACAGCCAAGCAATATGTATTGCTAG
- a CDS encoding TIGR00270 family protein: MPSCELCGREIKGRGRRTKIDGVPMLVCSQCASQFGQSKPASTTSKSSRSKRSTSWVKSGSSASPSQKRLKKKKKKPQRNTRRRGVLLDDMMVVKDYAEKIRTSRQKKGLSQEQLAQRVGERISTLQSIEAGRLKPTMKTIRGIERELGISLLEPIRSASAAPRSSKGNKRLTLGDVVKVKRKKSQKRENSED, encoded by the coding sequence TTGCCAAGCTGCGAACTTTGCGGCAGAGAAATAAAAGGTCGAGGTCGCAGGACAAAGATTGATGGTGTCCCTATGCTAGTTTGCTCCCAATGTGCCTCTCAATTCGGTCAGAGCAAACCGGCCTCAACGACTAGTAAATCATCAAGATCCAAACGAAGCACTTCTTGGGTCAAAAGTGGAAGTTCAGCATCTCCTTCTCAGAAAAGACTCAAGAAGAAAAAGAAGAAGCCCCAACGAAATACAAGAAGACGAGGGGTGTTGCTTGATGATATGATGGTAGTAAAGGACTATGCAGAAAAGATTCGAACATCAAGACAGAAGAAAGGCCTCTCCCAAGAACAGCTCGCCCAGAGAGTCGGTGAAAGAATTTCTACTCTTCAATCAATTGAGGCAGGCCGTTTGAAACCCACTATGAAAACCATTCGAGGCATTGAGCGTGAATTGGGAATTTCATTACTTGAACCCATTCGAAGCGCTTCTGCCGCTCCTAGATCTTCCAAAGGCAATAAGCGACTCACTTTGGGTGATGTTGTAAAAGTGAAACGAAAAAAGAGCCAGAAAAGAGAAAATTCTGAAGATTGA
- a CDS encoding methyltransferase domain-containing protein — protein sequence MAPAFVEYPFIHSYLRKCEDKTVPRLDRWLRDNGYFSSRQTAKRAIKNGLVLVNEKRAKPSTHVTTTDEIHISEEARDMPLGYLKLKEIDQILETKIISQNDYVLDIGSSAGGFILYAKEQGARVLGIEISGDFLPRLREIARHSEDVSILEADAFTMPLGNIPCGDFNVILIDVTTEPRSTLKLARRFCRCLNSSGKILVAFKSNPIPDTVDISRNSIEDLGFANCKSIVLDEKRQEFHIFAIKPENHTK from the coding sequence TTGGCCCCCGCCTTCGTGGAATACCCGTTTATCCATTCATACCTAAGAAAGTGCGAGGATAAAACCGTGCCAAGATTAGATAGGTGGCTCCGAGATAATGGGTATTTCAGTTCCCGCCAGACAGCGAAACGGGCAATTAAGAACGGTTTAGTGCTCGTAAACGAAAAGCGGGCAAAACCTTCCACACATGTGACCACAACGGACGAAATCCATATCTCTGAAGAAGCGCGAGACATGCCTCTCGGGTATCTCAAACTCAAGGAAATAGACCAAATTTTGGAAACCAAAATCATCTCTCAAAATGACTACGTTCTCGATATTGGCAGTTCTGCTGGTGGGTTCATTCTCTATGCTAAGGAACAAGGCGCAAGAGTTCTTGGGATTGAGATCTCGGGCGACTTCCTCCCTCGATTGAGAGAAATAGCGCGTCATTCTGAGGATGTCTCGATTCTAGAAGCTGATGCTTTTACAATGCCACTAGGAAACATTCCGTGTGGCGACTTCAACGTGATTCTGATTGATGTAACTACAGAACCTCGGTCTACACTGAAGCTTGCTCGGAGATTCTGTCGGTGCTTGAATTCTTCTGGTAAGATTTTGGTGGCTTTCAAATCCAATCCAATTCCCGATACCGTTGATATCTCCCGCAATTCAATTGAAGACTTAGGTTTCGCTAATTGCAAGTCTATTGTATTAGATGAAAAAAGGCAGGAATTCCACATCTTTGCAATTAAGCCTGAAAATCATACAAAATGA